The proteins below are encoded in one region of Metallibacterium scheffleri:
- a CDS encoding ATP-binding cassette domain-containing protein yields the protein MVNTAAHAASPLSASGLRKCYGSTQVLRDVDFDLPEGAVLGLIGRNGAGKSTLIRALMGLIELDAGSATVLGDPALAISDRAKEQLGYVPQQPDALGWLRIDEMFALLRGYYPNWDQDFVEAQLERTRLPRDRALAKLSPGERQQAALIRALAVRPRLLVLDEPAAALDPVARRELLREIALRAGESGTSVLFSTHIVSDLERVASHVAFLHNGRLLLQAPMDDLKERYARLWIPGSASPPHIAGEIARRPQNAFGGWSLVLESADGRWPEAVKTPGARRETLGLEDLFVEIAE from the coding sequence ATGGTCAACACCGCCGCCCACGCCGCTTCGCCGCTGTCCGCCAGCGGCCTGCGCAAGTGCTACGGCAGCACGCAAGTGCTGCGCGATGTCGATTTCGACCTGCCCGAAGGCGCGGTGCTGGGCCTGATCGGCCGCAACGGCGCGGGCAAGTCCACGCTGATCCGCGCGCTGATGGGCCTGATCGAGCTCGATGCCGGCAGCGCCACGGTGCTGGGCGACCCGGCGCTGGCCATAAGCGACCGCGCCAAGGAACAACTGGGCTACGTACCGCAGCAACCCGACGCGCTGGGCTGGCTGCGCATCGACGAGATGTTCGCCCTGCTGCGCGGCTACTACCCGAACTGGGACCAGGACTTCGTCGAGGCGCAGCTCGAGCGCACGCGCCTGCCGCGCGACCGCGCGCTGGCCAAGCTGTCGCCCGGCGAGCGCCAGCAGGCCGCGCTGATCCGCGCGCTGGCGGTGCGCCCGCGCCTGCTGGTGCTGGACGAACCCGCCGCCGCGCTGGACCCGGTCGCGCGCCGCGAACTGCTGCGCGAGATCGCGCTGCGCGCCGGCGAATCCGGCACCTCGGTGCTGTTCTCCACGCACATCGTCAGCGACCTCGAACGCGTGGCCTCGCACGTGGCCTTTCTGCACAACGGCCGCCTGCTGCTGCAGGCGCCGATGGACGACTTGAAGGAACGCTATGCGCGCCTGTGGATCCCCGGCAGCGCATCGCCGCCGCACATCGCCGGCGAGATCGCGCGCCGCCCGCAGAACGCCTTCGGCGGCTGGTCGCTGGTGCTGGAAAGCGCCGACGGCCGCTGGCCCGAAGCGGTCAAGACCCCGGGCGCCCGCCGGGAAACCCTGGGCCTCGAAGACCTGTTCGTGGAGATCGCCGAATGA
- a CDS encoding GntR family transcriptional regulator: MDASLLTIAPGAPEPIYRQIVEQVRRMIAGGQLPPGELLPSVREVAGFHAINPMTVSRAYSLLEGEGLLERLRGTGMAVAKSARRARPEAARMSLLEPRLQDLARAARELELPASRVLRRLDQLLEDAT; encoded by the coding sequence ATGGATGCCTCATTGCTGACCATCGCCCCCGGCGCGCCCGAACCGATCTACCGCCAGATCGTCGAGCAGGTGCGCCGCATGATCGCCGGCGGACAACTGCCGCCGGGCGAGCTGCTGCCCTCGGTGCGCGAGGTGGCCGGCTTCCACGCCATCAACCCGATGACCGTGTCGCGCGCCTACAGCCTGCTCGAAGGCGAAGGCCTGCTCGAGCGCCTGCGCGGCACCGGCATGGCGGTCGCCAAAAGCGCGCGCCGCGCGCGCCCCGAGGCCGCGCGCATGAGTCTGCTGGAACCACGTTTGCAAGACCTCGCGCGCGCCGCGCGCGAGCTGGAACTGCCGGCCAGCCGCGTGCTGCGCCGGCTGGATCAACTTCTGGAGGATGCAACGTGA
- a CDS encoding type I restriction-modification system subunit M → MAAANDPLVTTLLQLLPGDGGSLGNETLRRRLSERLGHEVDDPAYAAARDALVAAGVVEKGRGRGGSLRLAAATRADLQRVADSPAVYRGDASGTLAPAVAARDAGAAPRRGRAARNADDGATVGFEAQLWAAADALRNNMDAAEYKHVVLGLIFLKYISDAFAERHAQLEAERAQGADPEDPDEYRRDAIFWVPPEARWPHLKAQARQPGIGQLVDDAMAGIERDNPALKGVLPKDYARPALDKARLGQLIDLISNIKVGDEASRAKDVLGRVYEYFLSQFAGAEGKKGGEFYTPRCVVKLLVEMIEPWHGRVYDPCCGSSGMFVQSVEFIRAHANGNGNGGKAKADISIYGQESNYTTWRLAQMNLAIRGIDGQIAQGDTFHSDRFPDLKADFILANPPFNISDWGGERLRDDPRWRYGTPPPGNANFGWVQHMVHHLAPAGVAGFVLANGSMSSNQSGEGEIRKALVEADLVDCMIALPGQLFYSTQIPACLWFLRRDRSGRHSREGGNPAQTPDRRGQVLFIDARKLGRMVDRTHRELTDADIARIAGTYHAWRGEPLESRHSRAGGNPVSYADIPGYCKSAALEDIRKHGHVLTPGRYVGAEAQEVDGEPFADKMQRLAAQLREQQAEATKLDAAIAANLAALGYTAD, encoded by the coding sequence ATGGCCGCTGCCAACGACCCCCTCGTCACGACACTGCTGCAGTTGCTGCCTGGCGATGGCGGCAGCCTGGGCAACGAGACCTTGCGCCGGCGCCTGTCCGAGAGGCTCGGCCACGAAGTCGATGATCCGGCGTACGCGGCCGCGCGCGATGCACTGGTCGCCGCCGGCGTGGTGGAGAAGGGTCGCGGCCGCGGTGGCTCGCTGCGCCTCGCCGCGGCCACGCGCGCCGATCTGCAACGCGTCGCCGATTCCCCGGCCGTGTACCGCGGTGATGCGTCTGGCACCCTGGCACCGGCCGTTGCCGCGCGCGATGCCGGCGCCGCCCCACGTCGCGGCCGTGCCGCGCGCAACGCCGACGACGGCGCCACCGTCGGCTTCGAGGCGCAGCTCTGGGCCGCCGCCGACGCGCTGCGCAACAACATGGACGCCGCCGAGTACAAGCACGTCGTCCTCGGCCTGATCTTCCTCAAGTACATCTCCGACGCCTTCGCGGAACGCCACGCCCAGCTCGAGGCCGAGCGCGCGCAGGGCGCCGATCCCGAGGATCCCGACGAGTACCGCCGCGACGCCATTTTCTGGGTGCCGCCGGAAGCGCGCTGGCCACACCTCAAGGCGCAGGCCCGGCAGCCCGGCATCGGCCAGCTCGTGGACGACGCCATGGCCGGCATCGAGCGCGACAACCCCGCGCTCAAGGGCGTGCTGCCCAAGGACTACGCGCGGCCCGCGCTGGACAAGGCGCGCCTCGGCCAGTTGATCGATCTGATCAGCAACATCAAGGTCGGCGATGAGGCCAGCCGCGCCAAGGATGTGCTGGGCCGCGTGTACGAGTATTTCCTGTCGCAGTTCGCCGGCGCCGAGGGCAAGAAGGGCGGCGAGTTCTACACCCCGCGCTGCGTGGTCAAGCTGCTGGTCGAGATGATCGAGCCCTGGCACGGCCGCGTTTATGACCCCTGCTGCGGATCGTCCGGCATGTTCGTGCAGTCGGTGGAATTCATCCGCGCGCACGCCAACGGCAACGGCAATGGCGGCAAGGCCAAAGCCGACATCAGCATCTACGGTCAGGAGAGCAACTACACCACCTGGCGGCTGGCGCAGATGAACCTCGCCATCCGCGGCATCGACGGCCAGATCGCGCAGGGCGACACCTTCCACAGCGATCGCTTTCCCGATCTGAAGGCCGACTTCATCCTCGCCAATCCGCCGTTCAACATCTCCGACTGGGGCGGCGAGCGCCTGCGCGACGATCCGCGCTGGCGCTACGGCACGCCGCCTCCCGGCAACGCCAACTTCGGCTGGGTGCAGCACATGGTCCACCACCTGGCGCCCGCGGGCGTGGCGGGTTTCGTGCTGGCCAACGGCAGCATGAGCAGCAACCAGTCCGGCGAAGGCGAGATCCGCAAGGCCCTGGTCGAGGCCGACTTGGTCGACTGCATGATCGCCCTGCCGGGGCAACTGTTCTACTCGACGCAGATCCCGGCCTGCCTGTGGTTTCTGCGCCGCGATCGCTCGGGCCGTCATTCCCGCGAAGGCGGGAATCCAGCGCAGACCCCCGACCGTCGCGGGCAGGTGCTGTTCATCGACGCGCGCAAGCTCGGCCGCATGGTCGATCGCACCCACCGCGAACTGACCGACGCCGACATCGCCCGCATCGCCGGCACCTACCACGCCTGGCGCGGTGAGCCACTTGAAAGTCGTCATTCCCGCGCAGGCGGGAATCCCGTGTCGTACGCGGACATCCCCGGCTACTGCAAATCCGCCGCGCTGGAGGACATCCGTAAACACGGCCACGTGCTCACCCCCGGCCGCTACGTCGGCGCCGAGGCGCAGGAAGTCGATGGCGAGCCCTTCGCCGACAAGATGCAGCGCCTCGCCGCGCAACTGCGCGAGCAGCAGGCCGAGGCGACAAAGCTCGATGCTGCCATCGCCGCCAATCTGGCCGCGCTGGGCTACACCGCGGACTAG
- a CDS encoding Fic family protein — translation MQRGPTGRYEVTTTAGETVRAFVPAPLPPVPPLDLAGARQRRLEQALLACGRLDAVTALLPEPDLFLYAYVRREAVLSSQIEGTQSSLSDLLLFELDEAPGVPFDDVVEVSNYVAALEHGLARLREGFPLSNRLLREVHGKLLARGRGADKLPGEFRRSQNWIGGTRPGNARHVPPPAQDIANCMAALERFIHAEADGLPILVKAALAHVQFETIHPFLDGNGRVGRLLIALMLADAGVLAQPLLYLSLYFKQHRAEYYRQLDAVRRDGDWEAWVDFFLEGVGQTAAGAVDTAHRLLALFADDAAKARDLGRAAANTLRVFDALRARPIASINDLSRRTAVSYPTVARAIEALAALGIVRELTGRKRDRVFAYDRYLAVLNEGAEPL, via the coding sequence ATGCAGCGAGGACCGACCGGACGCTACGAAGTCACCACCACGGCCGGCGAGACCGTGCGCGCGTTCGTGCCCGCGCCGCTGCCGCCGGTGCCGCCGCTGGACCTGGCCGGCGCGCGCCAGCGGCGACTGGAACAGGCCCTGCTGGCCTGCGGGCGCCTCGATGCCGTCACCGCGCTGCTGCCCGAGCCCGATCTGTTCTTGTACGCCTACGTGCGCCGCGAAGCCGTGCTGTCCTCGCAGATCGAGGGCACGCAATCGTCGCTGTCCGATCTGCTGCTGTTCGAGCTCGACGAGGCGCCGGGGGTGCCCTTCGATGACGTGGTGGAGGTGTCCAACTACGTCGCCGCGCTGGAGCACGGTCTGGCGCGCCTGCGCGAGGGCTTCCCGCTGTCCAACCGCCTGCTGCGCGAAGTGCACGGCAAGCTGCTCGCGCGCGGGCGCGGCGCCGACAAGCTGCCGGGCGAATTCCGCCGCTCGCAAAACTGGATCGGCGGCACGCGTCCCGGCAATGCCCGCCACGTGCCGCCACCCGCGCAGGACATCGCCAACTGCATGGCGGCGCTGGAGCGCTTCATCCACGCCGAGGCCGATGGCCTGCCCATCCTCGTCAAGGCCGCGCTGGCGCACGTGCAATTTGAAACCATCCATCCCTTTCTCGACGGCAACGGGCGCGTCGGGCGCCTGCTGATCGCGCTGATGCTGGCCGATGCCGGCGTGCTCGCGCAGCCGCTGCTGTACCTGAGCCTGTACTTCAAGCAGCACCGCGCCGAGTACTACCGCCAGCTCGATGCCGTGCGCCGCGACGGCGACTGGGAAGCCTGGGTGGATTTTTTCCTCGAAGGCGTGGGGCAAACCGCCGCCGGCGCCGTGGACACCGCGCACCGGCTGCTGGCCCTGTTTGCCGACGATGCCGCGAAAGCGCGCGACCTCGGCCGCGCCGCCGCCAACACCTTGCGCGTGTTCGACGCGCTGCGCGCGCGGCCCATCGCCTCCATCAACGACCTCAGCCGCCGCACCGCGGTGAGCTATCCCACCGTGGCCCGCGCCATCGAGGCACTGGCCGCGCTGGGTATCGTGCGCGAGCTCACCGGCCGCAAGCGCGACCGCGTGTTCGCCTACGACCGCTATCTGGCCGTGCTCAACGAAGGCGCGGAGCCGCTGTGA
- a CDS encoding restriction endonuclease subunit S yields MAGEWRERPLGELTDNFDGVRVPVKEADRRAGLYPYYGASGVVDHVDDYLFDGEYLLIAEDGENLRTRNTPVAFVARGKFWVNNHAHIVRGNCEADTRFLMYALSTADIAGYLTGSTMPKLTQGNLNRIPLLIPPLDEQRAIAHILGTLDDKIELNRRMSETLEAMARALFKAWFVDFEPVRAKAHLPSPPGRRPTEVPKGRPTEVPKGGDGGEGSAWPQHILDLFPDHLVDSELGAIPQGWEVRSLDQIARFLNGLALQKFPPSGEHSLPVIKIAQLRAGNTIGADRASSNLERDYIVQDGDILFSWSGSLECVLWAGGPGALNQHLFKVTSDTFPKWFCYLGIHLHLDDFRQIAAGKATTMGHIQRHHLTDAKLAVPPMALLRAADLVMAPMIDDIWRLSVQSRTLATLRDTLLPKLISGELRVPDAEGLVEGTQ; encoded by the coding sequence ATGGCGGGTGAGTGGCGCGAACGTCCACTGGGTGAGCTGACTGACAACTTCGACGGCGTCCGTGTGCCCGTGAAAGAAGCGGACCGACGCGCTGGTCTCTATCCGTACTACGGCGCTTCTGGGGTCGTGGACCACGTCGACGACTATTTATTCGACGGCGAGTACCTGCTCATCGCCGAGGATGGGGAGAACCTGCGAACGAGAAATACACCGGTCGCATTCGTCGCCCGCGGCAAGTTTTGGGTGAACAACCACGCCCACATAGTGCGTGGCAACTGCGAAGCCGATACGCGCTTCCTGATGTATGCGTTGTCGACAGCGGACATCGCTGGATACCTGACCGGCTCGACGATGCCGAAGTTGACTCAGGGCAACTTGAACCGGATTCCGTTGCTCATACCACCACTCGACGAACAGCGCGCCATCGCCCACATCCTCGGCACGCTGGACGACAAGATCGAACTCAACCGGCGCATGAGCGAGACGCTCGAAGCCATGGCGCGCGCGCTGTTCAAGGCGTGGTTCGTGGACTTCGAGCCCGTGCGCGCCAAGGCCCATCTCCCCTCTCCCCCCGGGAGACGACCAACGGAAGTCCCCAAGGGGCGACCAACGGAAGTCCCCAAGGGAGGGGACGGGGGTGAGGGTTCGGCCTGGCCGCAACACATCCTCGACCTCTTCCCCGACCACCTCGTCGACTCCGAACTCGGCGCGATTCCGCAGGGGTGGGAGGTGCGCAGTCTTGACCAGATTGCACGCTTCCTCAACGGGCTCGCGCTGCAGAAGTTTCCGCCGAGCGGTGAGCACTCGCTACCTGTCATCAAGATCGCGCAACTGCGTGCAGGTAACACGATCGGCGCCGATAGGGCCAGTTCAAATCTTGAACGCGACTACATCGTCCAAGATGGTGACATCCTGTTTTCGTGGTCCGGCTCGCTGGAATGCGTGCTGTGGGCTGGCGGTCCGGGAGCGTTGAATCAGCATCTCTTCAAGGTCACATCGGACACCTTTCCGAAGTGGTTCTGTTACCTCGGCATCCACCTGCATCTCGACGACTTCCGCCAGATTGCCGCAGGCAAGGCGACAACGATGGGTCACATCCAGCGGCATCATCTGACCGATGCGAAACTCGCGGTTCCACCGATGGCATTGCTGCGCGCCGCGGATCTCGTGATGGCCCCAATGATCGACGACATCTGGCGGTTGAGCGTGCAGTCCCGCACCCTCGCCACCCTGCGCGACACCCTGCTGCCCAAACTGATCTCCGGCGAGCTGCGTGTGCCTGATGCCGAAGGATTGGTGGAGGGTACGCAATGA
- a CDS encoding AAA family ATPase — MTSPQARRHAPARIEYLKVQNFRALREVEFKDLTPLTVLLGPNGSGKSTVFDVFAFLAECFEMGLRRAWDKRGRAKELRTRGCDGPVSIEIKYREPSYPLITYHLAVDERNGAPVVVEEWLRWKRGSHGQPFRFLDYHEGHGRAVSGDLPDEQDRRVEVPLKSADLLAVNALGQFAEHPRVAALREFITGWHVSYLSAESARGQPEAGPQERLTKTGDNIANVIQYLAERYPARLDEIFAVLRQRVPRIERVLAETMPDGRLLLQIKDAPFSHPVLAKFASDGTLKMLAYLVLLYDPTPPPFIGIEEPENFLHPRLLPELAEECRAASERTQLLVTTHSPFFLNALRAEEVRVLWRDEHGYTQTQRAADLQGVPEFVEHGAQLGQLWMEGQLGVGDPLVNQGAPARVLRGRGR, encoded by the coding sequence ATGACCAGCCCGCAGGCACGGCGCCATGCGCCGGCGCGCATCGAATATCTCAAGGTGCAGAACTTCCGCGCGTTGCGCGAGGTGGAGTTCAAGGACCTCACGCCGCTCACCGTGCTGCTGGGGCCCAACGGCAGCGGCAAGTCCACGGTGTTCGACGTGTTCGCGTTTCTGGCCGAATGCTTCGAGATGGGCCTGCGTCGCGCCTGGGACAAACGCGGGCGCGCCAAGGAGCTCAGGACACGTGGATGCGACGGGCCAGTATCCATTGAGATCAAGTACCGTGAGCCCAGCTATCCGCTGATTACCTATCACCTTGCCGTCGATGAGCGCAACGGCGCCCCAGTAGTGGTTGAGGAGTGGCTGCGCTGGAAACGCGGCAGTCACGGGCAACCCTTCCGTTTTCTCGATTACCACGAGGGCCATGGCCGAGCCGTCAGCGGTGATCTGCCGGACGAGCAGGATCGCCGTGTCGAGGTTCCGCTCAAATCCGCCGACCTGCTCGCGGTCAACGCGCTCGGCCAGTTTGCCGAGCATCCGCGTGTGGCCGCGCTGCGCGAGTTCATCACCGGCTGGCATGTGTCCTACCTCTCGGCGGAGAGCGCGCGCGGCCAACCCGAAGCCGGACCGCAGGAACGATTGACCAAAACCGGGGACAACATCGCCAATGTCATCCAGTACCTCGCTGAGCGCTACCCCGCACGGCTGGATGAGATTTTCGCCGTGTTGCGGCAGCGCGTGCCGCGCATCGAGCGTGTGCTGGCCGAAACCATGCCCGACGGTCGCCTGCTGTTGCAGATCAAGGATGCGCCCTTCAGCCATCCCGTGCTGGCCAAGTTCGCCTCCGACGGCACGCTGAAGATGCTGGCCTATCTCGTGCTGCTCTACGACCCGACCCCGCCGCCTTTCATCGGTATCGAGGAGCCGGAAAATTTCCTGCATCCGCGCCTGCTGCCGGAACTCGCCGAAGAGTGCCGTGCCGCCAGCGAGCGCACGCAGTTGCTGGTCACGACCCATTCGCCGTTTTTTCTCAATGCCCTGCGAGCGGAGGAAGTGCGCGTGCTCTGGCGCGACGAGCATGGCTATACCCAGACGCAGCGTGCTGCGGATTTGCAGGGCGTGCCCGAGTTTGTCGAACACGGCGCCCAGCTGGGACAACTGTGGATGGAGGGCCAGCTCGGCGTCGGCGATCCGCTGGTCAACCAGGGGGCGCCGGCGCGCGTATTGCGGGGGCGGGGCCGATGA
- a CDS encoding DUF4276 family protein — translation MELLVEEPSMEAFLRELLPRIIPAGRTFDIHAFQGKPDLLGKLESRLRGYAHWLPEDWRLIVVVDRDGDDCRKLKRRMEAMAVTAGLKSRSQARSHRWQIVNRIAVEELEAWYFGDWEAVRNAYPRVSPNVSGKQGFRDPDAVAGGTWQAFERILKQHGYFQTGLRKVEAARALGARIDPQRNRSRSFMRFHEAILEAIA, via the coding sequence ATGGAGCTGTTGGTGGAGGAGCCGTCGATGGAGGCGTTTCTGCGTGAGCTGCTGCCGCGGATCATACCAGCGGGCCGCACCTTCGATATCCACGCGTTCCAGGGCAAGCCCGACCTGCTCGGCAAGCTCGAGTCGCGGCTTCGAGGGTATGCCCACTGGTTGCCCGAGGATTGGCGCCTGATCGTCGTTGTTGATCGCGATGGAGACGATTGCAGGAAGCTGAAGCGGCGCATGGAGGCCATGGCGGTGACCGCAGGGCTGAAGAGCCGCTCGCAAGCGCGAAGCCATCGCTGGCAAATCGTCAATCGCATCGCGGTCGAAGAGCTCGAAGCCTGGTATTTCGGCGACTGGGAGGCCGTGCGCAACGCTTATCCGCGCGTGTCGCCGAACGTATCCGGCAAGCAGGGATTTCGCGATCCTGATGCCGTGGCTGGCGGCACGTGGCAGGCCTTCGAGCGCATCCTGAAGCAACACGGCTACTTCCAGACAGGACTGCGCAAAGTAGAGGCGGCGAGAGCCTTGGGCGCGCGGATCGATCCGCAACGGAATCGGTCGCGGAGCTTCATGCGGTTCCATGAGGCCATTCTCGAGGCCATCGCATGA
- a CDS encoding restriction endonuclease encodes MTNVWCVRAEFGTYAKHFVEGAYVAIGWIPKVDLSGIKARDQLQPIYRAEHPEDTSNIVIGQQVGQIARFLLEIHAGDYVITPAADTEWLHYGVIDADPSYVYAAGDDGCPYRHRRRVVWAKERLKRGHFSVPFQNTIRSSLTVFAVAQRDEFLAAVGRADLAPAPRETSYDPYRVVLEQVLELDPKEFEILVGHLLTALGFEGSEVVGKTGDGGVDATGELNVAGLAKVKVFVQAKRYKLGSKINANVVKQLRQAIPFGGQGAFITTADYQVAASDVALEPGFPRIGLINGRQLVDLLIEHWGDIPPEFRERLGLKPGLVRV; translated from the coding sequence ATGACCAACGTCTGGTGCGTCCGCGCAGAGTTCGGGACCTATGCGAAACACTTCGTCGAAGGCGCGTATGTCGCGATCGGATGGATTCCCAAGGTCGACCTGTCAGGCATCAAGGCCCGAGACCAGCTCCAACCGATCTACCGGGCGGAACATCCCGAGGACACCAGCAACATCGTGATCGGACAGCAGGTGGGTCAGATCGCCCGATTCCTGCTTGAGATCCACGCAGGCGACTACGTGATCACCCCCGCAGCCGATACCGAGTGGCTGCACTATGGCGTGATTGACGCCGATCCATCGTATGTCTATGCGGCGGGAGATGACGGCTGCCCGTACCGGCATCGACGACGTGTGGTGTGGGCCAAGGAGCGGCTCAAGAGGGGCCACTTCTCGGTACCGTTTCAGAACACGATCCGATCATCGTTGACCGTGTTCGCAGTGGCCCAACGGGACGAATTCCTGGCTGCGGTTGGTCGCGCGGATCTCGCGCCGGCCCCGCGAGAAACTTCCTACGACCCCTATCGTGTCGTGTTGGAGCAGGTTCTGGAGCTCGACCCCAAGGAGTTTGAAATCCTCGTGGGACATCTGCTCACCGCGCTGGGATTCGAAGGCTCTGAGGTCGTCGGCAAGACCGGCGATGGTGGTGTGGATGCTACTGGCGAGCTCAATGTCGCTGGCCTCGCCAAGGTGAAGGTCTTCGTCCAAGCCAAGCGCTACAAGCTCGGCTCGAAGATCAACGCCAATGTGGTCAAGCAGCTTCGGCAGGCGATTCCTTTCGGAGGGCAGGGAGCCTTCATCACGACCGCGGACTACCAGGTCGCGGCGAGCGACGTCGCGCTCGAGCCGGGATTTCCACGCATCGGCCTGATCAACGGTCGGCAGCTCGTGGACCTCTTGATCGAACATTGGGGTGACATTCCACCGGAGTTCCGGGAGCGCCTGGGGCTCAAACCTGGACTGGTCAGGGTCTGA